One Deinococcota bacterium DNA window includes the following coding sequences:
- a CDS encoding cytochrome c-type biogenesis protein CcmH: MLLVLFATAGAQEVQLEQEVFSIARGLRCMTCDSETAADSNAAVSVEFRRIVREQLQEGRSRDEIYSYFVERYGDVVLMNPPRRGITLIVWLAPLLFGLVALVTLFYYLRDWTRKGEEPIPADPDYLRRVRQEVSQEVSQEISLPASKES, encoded by the coding sequence GTGCTGCTGGTCCTTTTCGCGACCGCGGGCGCCCAGGAGGTCCAGCTCGAGCAGGAGGTCTTCAGCATCGCCCGCGGTTTGCGCTGCATGACCTGCGACTCGGAGACGGCGGCGGACTCGAACGCGGCGGTCAGCGTCGAGTTTCGGCGCATCGTCCGCGAACAGCTTCAAGAGGGGCGCAGCAGGGACGAGATCTACAGCTACTTCGTGGAGCGCTACGGCGACGTGGTCCTGATGAACCCGCCCCGGCGGGGGATTACCCTCATCGTCTGGCTCGCGCCGCTGCTCTTCGGGCTCGTCGCCCTCGTCACGCTCTTCTACTATCTGCGCGACTGGACGAGAAAGGGTGAAGAGCCTATCCCAGCCGACCCCGACTACTTAAGGCGCGTCCGCCAGGAAGTCTCCCAGGAAGTCTCGCAGGAAATCTCGCTGCCCGCAAGCAAAGAAAGTTAA